GTCACACTGCCTTTAAACCGCACGGGTGATGAAGAAGGTGCAACCTATAATAATGGTGCAGTTACCACCCCTGCTGGCTTTAAAGAAGCATTTAAACAATATGCCGATGGGGGTTGGATTGGCTTAGCAGCAGATGAGGAATGGGGCGGTCAAGCCATGCCAAAAATGCTCACTGTCCTTGCAGATGAAATGCTATTTGCCACCAACCCCTCTTTCATGCTCTACCCGCTGCTTTCTGTAGGCGCAGGTATGGCGTTAAACAGCTATGCATCGCAAGAACAAAAAGAAACCTATTTACCTAAAATTTATTCAGGTGAATGGTCAGGTACGATGTGTTTGACGGAGCCGCATGCGGGTACAGATTTAGGCATTATCAAAACCAAAGCTGAACGCAATGAAGATGGTACTTACAATATTACAGGCACCAAGATTTTTATTACGGGTGGTGATCACGATTTAGCTGAAAATATCATTCATTTGGTCTTGGCAAAAACACCAGATGCGCCTGCGGGTTCACGTGGTATTTCACTGTTCATCGTGCCTAAATTTATCGTGAATGCAGATGGCTCTCTAGGCGAGCGTAATACTGCAGGCCCAGGTTCAATCGAACACAAAATGGGAATTAAAGCCTCTGCAACTTGCGTGATGAATTTCGATGCAGCCAAGGGTTATTTGGTCGGTAAAGAAAATGAAGGCTTGGCAGCGATGTTCGTGATGATGAATTACGAGCGTTTGTCGATGGGTATTCAAGGCTTAGGTGCTTCTGAATACGCCTATCAAAATGCCGCGCAATACGCGACAGATCGCTTGCAAGGTCGCAGTGCAACTGGTGCAAAAACTCCTAAGAAGCCAGCAGACAGTATTTTAGTTCATGGTGATGTGCGTCGCATGCTATTAAATGCACGTGCCAATAACGAAGCATCACGTGCCTTTGCCGTCTATGTGGGTCAACAGCTTGATATTACCAAGTACTCAACTGACCCAGAAGCAGTCGCTGCAGCAAACAATCGTGTCGCGCTGCTTACACCCATTGCCAAAGCATACTTAACCGACACTGCATTTAACGCAACTTTAGATGCTCAAATGGTGTTTGGTGGTCATGGTTATATTCGTGAATGGGGTATGGAGCAATGCATCCGTGACTTACGTATTTCCCAGATTTATGAAGGCACCAATGGCGTTCAATCCCAAGATTTAATTGGTCGTAAAACCATTAAGTGTCAAGGTCAATTCATTGCTGAATATATCGCTGAAATTCGTGACTTTGCCAATGATTTGGATTCTGAGCTGAATTTCATTAAAGACGCGACTTTAGATGCAGCAACTGAACTTGAAGTGATGACTCAAATCGTTTTAGAACGTGCGAGTGAAAACCCAGACTACGCAAATGCCGCAGCAGTAGATTATTTACACGCAGTGGGTCTACTTAGCTTTAGCTATATGTTTGCTAAAATTGCTAAAGCAGCCAATGCGAAACAAGGCGAATTTTTCCAAAACAAATTGGCTTTAGTTGCTTACTTTATCCAGCGTATTCTGCCTGACTTAAATACACGTATTGCACGTATTAAAGCCAGCTCAGATACGGTGATGGGCTTTAGTGAAGACTACTTTACACAGCAGTCTTAATCGGGTCATCATAAAAATGCCTGATCTTCATATTTGAGGATCAGGCATTTTTTTATATTTTCAATGAAGCATGTATGATGACACTACGCTTGAAACCCTACATACTTTCATTCACTTTAAAGCTTTTCGAGAATAATCCCCGTCACTAAACCTTGAGCTGAATCAGGTGTTTTTTTAATTTTGACAATTTTAATCTGTCCGTTCGAATGTAGCTCTTCACACAGTGTAATCACTTTGTGTAATTCCTCTGCTTCAATGCCTGAGCCCAAAATAAGTTTCTTTCCATGCTCTAAGCTATCAATTTTTGTTTGAATTTTATTTAACATGATTTCTTCCTTATAGTTAAACAACACTCAACATGATTTTTGAATAAAAAAAATACTATAAATCAAATATTCACATAATTTTAAAGGTATTTGCTATGTAATGTGCATGAAAATTGCATAGTCATGAAAGTTAGTACAATTTCATCATTCCACCCTAACAATTAGGCGGACAGTATGAGCAATAAAAGCCCACGAGTTGAAAAAATAGAATCCCTCTTAGATCGTTTCGGCAATACTGCCGTGGAAAGCTTTCACTACGTTGCGCTGTTTATTATTGGCTGTATGGTCATTTGGTCTGCTACACATACTATATTTGACATTTTAACGGTTAAACAATATGCGACCATTGATGATATTTTATTGTTATTTATCTATTTAGAACTTGGTGCAATGGTCGGTATTTATTTCAAGACCAATCATATGCCTGTTCGCTTTTTGATTTATATCGCCATTACGGCGCTGACCCGTCTGCTGATTTCTGACATCCAACACGACCATAAAGCCGATATGGATTTGGTGATCATAACAGGTTCAATTTTAATTCTGGCTTTTGCCATTTTAGTGGTGCGCTTCGGATCTTGGAACTTCCCGTCGGTCATGCGCGACAAGCACAATGAGCAACCAGTGCCTATCGGAAAAACCCCACGCCCTGAAGACGATGAATTGGCTTAGTATTTAAACGCATTGCAAGCGACAATCATTACTTTGGAATGAAAGGTCCTCATTTTTAACGATCATTGGGAATTTGTAAATAACGCCCATTTTGGTAAATCCAGTGCATGCCCACCGCTGGATCTGGCAAATGATAACGGCGCCAGTCCGAGATCAACATATAATTTGAACTTTCAATATGACTGTTTGCATCCCCGTAAACAAAGCCTTTTTGCTCTGAATGGTACTGCGTTTGTTGAGGAAAGGACTGCTGATAGATAATACTGATGCCATTTTGTTGTGGATAGCTTTGCTGCGGATAAGCTCGATGCTGATGCTGGTTTGGATAAGCTCCTCGATTTGGATACGGTCTGCTTGGATAAGCTGGATACTGCTGAACAGGCGGACGAATGGGATAATGCTGTGGCGGTAACGGCGTGCCATATGGATCTGCATAGCCTTTATAGGTTGAGTAGCCATACGGACTTTTCGGTGCATGAAGTCGAGACGGCGCATACGACTTCCTGTCCCCACTTGTATAATTTGCCCAATCATTGGCAGCGAGAGACGACATCGATATGGACATCACAGCCATAGCTATAGCGCCTAATAATATCGGCTGAATGTATTTTCTCGTATATTTAAGGTTCATCGCTCCCCCATTTCAGCTCTAGAGTGTCTTAGTCTTTGCCAAATTTACAGCTCAATTAAAGATAAAGCATGGATGGTAATTATACAATTATTAACCAAGCACATGCAGATATAGAGAAGATTAGGTATTGGGGAGCACGCTTCTGTTAAAATAGCTTTTTTACATTTTGCGGGAATTTAAATCATGCCTGAAATGAGTTTCGATCGTCTGCATCAATTTTTCTGTAAAGTACCCAGTGTGCAAAAAGCATTTATTGACAGCTATGGTTCAGATGGCAAACATGCATGGTGGTTTAAATTTCAAATCAATATTGAGCATCCCCTGGCATGGCAAACGGTGCAAGAACTGGGTCATGTGCTGAACTATATTTCTAAAAATGAACGTCTACCGACACAGTTTTTACCGGTGTCTCCACCACCTTATATGAATGGTGAAGCCAAACAATTCTTGGCTTGGGTGATTCAATGTAATCATGCTGACTTTTCACCAGATGTCGTCTGCAATTGGCTTGAGGCACGTTTACCACAACCTGTTGAAGATGAAAATAGCTGGAAAATCAAAACCGATATTAAAGAGCTGGAAAACGAGTTAAACAGCATGACAGATAAAGATTTAGATGCCTTAGTTCCACCGCATCCTGAGACATAATTTTGACTTATTCATCCTGATCGTTAAAATCCCTTCCAAACGACCGTTTACACCTCTCCCTAACCCTCTTCTGTAAAGAGAGGGAAATCTTCCTCCCTTTTGTGACAAGGCTAAAAGTCCCTGTTTATCAAAGAGGGACTTAGGGAGATTATGTTATTCATTAAAAGGTCGACAAACCGCTCCACTCCATAAAGCGATAAACGCCATATTTGAGTTTGGACTCATCTGCATATTGCACATAATCCACACTCATATTTTTACCATTGAGGTTTGACCAAGCGGTATTAAAGTACTGCTGTGCATCTGTAAACACGGCTGCATCTGTTTTGCCAACCACCCGCAAATTGGTTTCCAAATTATAATTTTTCAAATTACGTGCAGTAAAATTCGCTGAACCTAAAATTAACTCACTACGTTGAGCATTTGATTTTAAAATCATTTTACTGTGACATTGCTCGCCTTGGGTGTTGCACCAACGCACTCTTATCCCTGCATCATTGAGCTCAGAAGCCACTTGGCGGTTCGGTATACCATTCTTCTGGCGCCCAAATGCATCTTTATTGGGATCCAGTAAAACCTGTACCTTGACTCCGCGCTGTTTGGCATCCATTAAAGCATTAATAATCTTGCGCTCAGATAAATAAAACATTGCCAAATCAATATTTTCTTTGGCTTTGGCAGTTTCAATCAAATTCAAGGTGGCATCTAAAATCGCTTTTTCAGTTAGCACTTGCACTTGTGGCAAGGTCTTCTCACCTTCAAACTCGCCCGCAACAATGCCCGGCACTGAGCCTTTAGACATTAAGCTGACGGCCTGTTCGGTTTTTAAAACGTCTATTGCAGTATGACCATTCACGATCAGTGCAACATTAGAATGACGTGAGCTGCCATCATGTGGATTCATTGAGGTTACCAATGCCTTCCAACCATCAACACTATCCACCACCATCGTTTTGCGGTGATTCGCTTTAAAATTGAATAAAGTCAAATAACTGCGTAAGGTGATTTTCTCATCACCAAATGGATTGGGGAGCCAACCCTTTTCAGGATTATTTGGAATGCCTTGACAGCACAAATACCATAGACCTGACCAAAGTGGGTTCGATGCGCGTAGTGGCGTCAAATCT
This genomic window from Acinetobacter sp. TGL-Y2 contains:
- a CDS encoding acyl-CoA dehydrogenase C-terminal domain-containing protein yields the protein MPIYNAPLADMKFILNDVFNAEQFWQANENLNHVDAATAEAILEEMAKFAQNVTLPLNRTGDEEGATYNNGAVTTPAGFKEAFKQYADGGWIGLAADEEWGGQAMPKMLTVLADEMLFATNPSFMLYPLLSVGAGMALNSYASQEQKETYLPKIYSGEWSGTMCLTEPHAGTDLGIIKTKAERNEDGTYNITGTKIFITGGDHDLAENIIHLVLAKTPDAPAGSRGISLFIVPKFIVNADGSLGERNTAGPGSIEHKMGIKASATCVMNFDAAKGYLVGKENEGLAAMFVMMNYERLSMGIQGLGASEYAYQNAAQYATDRLQGRSATGAKTPKKPADSILVHGDVRRMLLNARANNEASRAFAVYVGQQLDITKYSTDPEAVAAANNRVALLTPIAKAYLTDTAFNATLDAQMVFGGHGYIREWGMEQCIRDLRISQIYEGTNGVQSQDLIGRKTIKCQGQFIAEYIAEIRDFANDLDSELNFIKDATLDAATELEVMTQIVLERASENPDYANAAAVDYLHAVGLLSFSYMFAKIAKAANAKQGEFFQNKLALVAYFIQRILPDLNTRIARIKASSDTVMGFSEDYFTQQS
- a CDS encoding phosphate-starvation-inducible protein PsiE, which translates into the protein MSNKSPRVEKIESLLDRFGNTAVESFHYVALFIIGCMVIWSATHTIFDILTVKQYATIDDILLLFIYLELGAMVGIYFKTNHMPVRFLIYIAITALTRLLISDIQHDHKADMDLVIITGSILILAFAILVVRFGSWNFPSVMRDKHNEQPVPIGKTPRPEDDELA
- a CDS encoding RcnB family protein, whose amino-acid sequence is MNLKYTRKYIQPILLGAIAMAVMSISMSSLAANDWANYTSGDRKSYAPSRLHAPKSPYGYSTYKGYADPYGTPLPPQHYPIRPPVQQYPAYPSRPYPNRGAYPNQHQHRAYPQQSYPQQNGISIIYQQSFPQQTQYHSEQKGFVYGDANSHIESSNYMLISDWRRYHLPDPAVGMHWIYQNGRYLQIPNDR
- a CDS encoding phospholipase D family protein; protein product: MRIFQRIHRKLNWSGRQYFGLIVGMLALGYLSSALYHMYKPLPEGLDYTGKLRHAEVKFIADSTYLDANGKQQQDHHIFNEMLSLIDQAQTTIVVDMFLFNQALGESKIQHDALTQKLTDALVQKRKFNPQIEIKFITDPINSVYGGIAPDHYRALRQVGVEVIETDLTPLRASNPLWSGLWYLCCQGIPNNPEKGWLPNPFGDEKITLRSYLTLFNFKANHRKTMVVDSVDGWKALVTSMNPHDGSSRHSNVALIVNGHTAIDVLKTEQAVSLMSKGSVPGIVAGEFEGEKTLPQVQVLTEKAILDATLNLIETAKAKENIDLAMFYLSERKIINALMDAKQRGVKVQVLLDPNKDAFGRQKNGIPNRQVASELNDAGIRVRWCNTQGEQCHSKMILKSNAQRSELILGSANFTARNLKNYNLETNLRVVGKTDAAVFTDAQQYFNTAWSNLNGKNMSVDYVQYADESKLKYGVYRFMEWSGLSTF